A single Streptomyces sp. Edi2 DNA region contains:
- a CDS encoding ABC transporter permease produces the protein MLELLKNLASWLTSPAQWSGPEGIAARVLEHLEYSVLATLAAAVIALPIGLLIGHTGRGAFLAVNLSSFGRALPTVGLVTLVFLAGGLSVWPVYVSLVALAVPVIITNTYAGMAAVDPEVKDAAKGVGLRGRQVLWQVELPLALPLIMTGVRLATVQVVATATIAAYVSFGGLGRYVFDGLAQRDLVQVLGGAALVAVLAVVADLALGGLTRLLFRGRPATAR, from the coding sequence ATGCTCGAACTCCTGAAGAACCTCGCCTCCTGGCTGACCAGTCCGGCCCAGTGGTCGGGCCCCGAGGGCATCGCCGCACGCGTCCTGGAGCACCTGGAGTACTCGGTGCTCGCCACCCTCGCCGCGGCCGTGATCGCGCTGCCCATCGGCCTGCTCATCGGGCACACCGGCCGGGGCGCCTTCCTCGCCGTCAACCTCTCCTCGTTCGGCCGGGCGCTGCCCACCGTCGGCCTGGTCACCCTGGTCTTCCTCGCGGGCGGGCTGAGCGTGTGGCCGGTGTATGTGTCGCTGGTCGCGCTCGCCGTGCCGGTGATCATCACCAATACGTACGCGGGGATGGCCGCCGTCGACCCCGAGGTCAAGGACGCCGCCAAGGGCGTGGGGCTGCGCGGCCGCCAGGTCCTGTGGCAGGTCGAACTCCCGCTCGCGCTCCCGCTGATCATGACCGGCGTACGGCTGGCGACCGTGCAGGTCGTCGCCACCGCCACCATCGCCGCCTATGTCAGCTTCGGCGGGCTGGGCCGCTATGTCTTCGACGGGCTGGCGCAGCGCGACCTGGTGCAGGTCCTCGGCGGTGCGGCCCTGGTCGCCGTGCTCGCCGTCGTCGCCGACCTGGCGCTGGGCGGGCTGACCCGGCTGCTGTTCCGCGGCCGCCCGGCCACCGCGCGCTGA
- a CDS encoding ABC transporter substrate-binding protein — MNRRTALTALLAGASAPLLASCSSGITSLKGDGAGGDSGSSTGGLVIGTANFTENQILGYLYAGVLTAAGVKATVKPNLGSREIVVPALRSGDIDLLPEYQGSLLLYLDKKATETEAGAMQNALATVLPDGLEILPYAAAEDRDSFAVTRATADRYGLKTLADLRKANGKLVFGAAAEMKKRVVGLVGLKDRYGVEFKEFKALDSSGPLVKGALKKGDIDIANVFTTDVDTAANGWVLLADPQHLIPAQHIVPLIAARKADSKVRKALARLGNTLTTAHLTELNRLVDKEKQDPDRVADAWLKKHKLS; from the coding sequence ATGAACCGTCGTACCGCCCTGACCGCTCTCCTCGCCGGCGCCTCGGCCCCGCTGCTGGCCTCCTGTTCCTCCGGCATCACCTCCCTCAAGGGGGACGGCGCCGGCGGCGACAGCGGCAGCAGCACCGGCGGACTGGTCATCGGCACCGCCAACTTCACCGAGAACCAGATCCTCGGCTACCTCTACGCGGGCGTGCTGACCGCCGCCGGGGTCAAGGCCACCGTCAAGCCCAACCTCGGCTCCCGCGAGATCGTGGTCCCCGCGCTGCGCTCCGGCGATATCGACCTGCTCCCCGAGTACCAGGGCAGTCTGCTGCTCTACCTCGACAAGAAGGCCACCGAGACCGAGGCGGGCGCCATGCAGAACGCGCTGGCCACCGTGCTCCCCGACGGCCTCGAAATCCTGCCCTACGCGGCCGCCGAGGACCGCGACAGCTTCGCGGTGACCCGCGCGACCGCCGACCGCTACGGCCTCAAGACGCTCGCCGACCTGCGCAAGGCCAACGGCAAGCTGGTGTTCGGCGCGGCCGCCGAGATGAAGAAGCGGGTCGTCGGGCTCGTCGGCCTCAAGGACCGGTACGGGGTGGAATTCAAGGAGTTCAAAGCGCTGGACTCCTCCGGACCGCTGGTCAAGGGCGCGCTGAAGAAGGGCGACATCGACATCGCCAATGTCTTCACCACGGACGTCGACACCGCGGCGAACGGCTGGGTCCTGCTCGCCGACCCCCAGCACCTCATCCCCGCCCAGCACATCGTCCCGCTGATCGCCGCCCGCAAGGCGGACTCCAAGGTCCGCAAGGCCCTGGCCCGTCTGGGCAACACCCTCACCACCGCCCACCTCACCGAGCTCAACCGCCTCGTCGACAAGGAGAAGCAGGACCCGGACCGGGTGGCCGACGCCTGGCTGAAGAAGCACAAGCTGAGCTGA
- a CDS encoding ATP-binding cassette domain-containing protein: protein MIKFDAVSKRYPNGTTAVDELSLDLPEGGVTVLVGSSGCGKTTTLRMVNRMVEPTSGRISVGGRDILEADAAELRRGIGYVIQQSGLFPHRTILDNIATVPLLLGWGKRKARARAAELLELVGLPADAGKRYPHQLSGGQQQRVGVARALAADPPVLLMDEPFGAVDPVVRTQLQNELLRLQEELRKTVVFVTHDIDEAVRLGDRIAVFRTGGRLVQCAEPAELLARPADDFVADFLGAERGLKLLSLTTLADVPHAPGRAIRADEPVGGISRDGGRWRVVTSPRGEPLGWLDADALPAGGTAGEAPLEAVRPLRDHDSLLSALNEAVSSPAAAVVRVSADGVLTGVTSRDAIHDRAGRSHAEAGRAAAAGPTAAGPTAPGTPASETPGSEARAPETPGSEPPAPEDTPGDSPGDTPGDAKPPKAPSATERPA from the coding sequence ATGATCAAGTTCGACGCAGTCAGCAAGCGATACCCGAATGGCACCACCGCCGTGGACGAGCTGTCCCTGGACCTCCCCGAGGGCGGGGTCACCGTCCTCGTCGGCTCGTCGGGCTGCGGTAAGACCACCACCCTGCGGATGGTCAACCGCATGGTCGAGCCGACCTCCGGCAGGATCAGTGTCGGCGGCCGCGACATTCTGGAGGCGGACGCCGCCGAGCTGCGCCGCGGCATCGGCTATGTCATCCAGCAGTCCGGTCTCTTCCCTCACCGTACGATCCTGGACAACATCGCGACGGTCCCGCTGCTGCTGGGCTGGGGCAAGCGCAAGGCCCGCGCCCGCGCCGCCGAGCTGCTGGAGCTGGTCGGCCTGCCCGCCGACGCCGGCAAGCGCTATCCGCACCAGCTCTCCGGCGGCCAGCAGCAGCGCGTCGGCGTCGCCCGTGCGCTGGCCGCCGACCCGCCCGTGCTGCTGATGGACGAGCCCTTCGGCGCCGTCGACCCGGTCGTGCGCACCCAGCTGCAGAACGAGCTGCTGCGGCTCCAGGAGGAGCTGCGCAAGACCGTCGTCTTCGTGACCCACGACATCGACGAGGCGGTCCGGCTGGGCGACCGGATCGCGGTCTTCCGCACCGGCGGCCGGCTCGTCCAGTGCGCCGAGCCCGCCGAGCTGCTGGCCCGGCCCGCCGATGACTTCGTCGCCGACTTCCTGGGCGCCGAGCGCGGGCTCAAGCTGCTCTCGCTCACCACCCTCGCGGACGTCCCGCACGCCCCCGGCCGGGCGATACGCGCCGACGAACCGGTCGGCGGGATATCCCGCGACGGCGGCCGCTGGCGCGTGGTGACCTCGCCGCGCGGGGAACCGCTGGGGTGGCTGGACGCCGACGCCCTGCCTGCCGGCGGGACGGCCGGCGAGGCCCCGCTGGAGGCCGTACGGCCGCTGCGCGACCACGATTCCCTCCTCTCGGCGCTCAACGAGGCGGTCTCCTCCCCCGCCGCCGCCGTCGTCCGGGTCTCCGCCGACGGGGTGCTGACCGGCGTCACCTCCCGCGACGCCATCCACGACCGGGCGGGCCGCAGCCACGCGGAGGCGGGCCGGGCGGCGGCCGCCGGGCCCACCGCCGCCGGGCCCACCGCCCCCGGGACGCCCGCCTCCGAGACGCCCGGCTCCGAAGCGCGCGCCCCCGAGACACCCGGCTCCGAGCCCCCCGCCCCCGAGGACACGCCCGGGGACAGCCCCGGGGACACCCCCGGAGACGCCAAGCCCCCCAAGGCCCCCTCCGCCACGGAGCGCCCCGCATGA
- a CDS encoding ABC transporter permease, whose protein sequence is MTIEWGWFPDHADEMARLTADHLATAVPAVLLGLLIALPLAVLAHRIRPLRGFILGASNILYTIPSLAFFVLLLPVTGLTRTTAIVGLTAYTLVVLVRNTVEGLDAVPVKVREASTAMGTGPLRTLLTVELPLALPVIMAGVRVATVMSISLVSVASYIGYGGLGQLFTDGFQRNFPTPVIAGVALTLLLALVADALLVTVQWLCTPWRRGTSRQRTSLWRKAA, encoded by the coding sequence ATGACCATCGAGTGGGGCTGGTTCCCCGACCACGCCGACGAGATGGCCCGCCTGACCGCCGACCACCTCGCCACCGCGGTGCCCGCCGTCCTCCTCGGCCTGCTGATCGCGCTGCCGCTGGCGGTCCTCGCCCACCGGATACGGCCGCTGCGCGGCTTCATCCTGGGCGCGTCCAACATCCTCTACACCATCCCCTCCCTCGCCTTCTTCGTCCTCCTCCTGCCGGTCACCGGCCTCACCCGCACCACCGCGATCGTGGGTCTGACCGCGTACACCCTGGTCGTCCTCGTACGGAACACCGTCGAGGGCCTGGACGCGGTCCCGGTCAAGGTCCGTGAGGCGTCGACGGCGATGGGGACCGGGCCGCTGCGCACCCTGCTCACCGTCGAGCTGCCGCTCGCCCTCCCGGTGATCATGGCGGGCGTCCGGGTCGCCACCGTCATGTCCATCTCCCTGGTCAGCGTGGCGAGCTATATCGGCTACGGCGGCCTCGGCCAGCTCTTCACCGACGGCTTCCAGCGCAACTTCCCCACGCCGGTCATTGCCGGTGTGGCCTTGACCCTGCTGCTCGCCCTGGTCGCCGACGCGCTGCTGGTGACCGTCCAGTGGCTGTGCACCCCCTGGCGGCGCGGCACCTCCCGGCAGCGCACCTCTCTGTGGCGGAAGGCAGCGTGA
- a CDS encoding sigma-70 family RNA polymerase sigma factor, which produces MSRKEPADRLEAHRTELTGYCYRMLGSAFEAEDAVQETMVRAWRGYDRFEGRASLRSWLYRIATNVCLDLLKGGQRRARPMDLASPSSVDTPVGPGLPEATWIGPVPDQRVLASAADPAETAVARESVRLAFIAALQRLAPRQRAVLILREVLSWSASEVAELLGSSVASVNSALQRARATLAASGDTAADVAQQPLDDAQQALLRRYVDAFERFDMDALTAVLHEDSTLSMPPLELWLRGRDDIVKWMLGPGCGCEGSHLVPVAANGRPAFGQYRADGEPWAIQVIETADGRITALQCFLDTERLFPLFGLPLRYGGLPPA; this is translated from the coding sequence GTGTCCCGGAAGGAGCCCGCGGACCGCCTGGAGGCCCACCGCACCGAGCTGACCGGCTACTGCTACCGGATGCTGGGCTCGGCGTTCGAGGCCGAGGACGCCGTGCAGGAGACGATGGTGCGGGCCTGGCGGGGCTACGACCGGTTCGAGGGACGGGCGTCCCTGCGGTCCTGGCTCTACCGGATCGCCACGAATGTGTGCCTGGACCTGCTCAAGGGTGGTCAGCGCCGGGCCAGGCCGATGGATCTCGCCTCCCCGTCGAGCGTGGACACGCCGGTCGGCCCGGGGCTGCCCGAGGCGACCTGGATCGGGCCCGTACCGGACCAGCGGGTGCTGGCGTCCGCGGCGGACCCGGCGGAGACCGCCGTCGCCCGGGAGTCGGTCCGTCTGGCGTTCATCGCCGCGCTGCAGCGGCTGGCGCCCCGGCAGCGGGCGGTGCTGATCCTCCGGGAAGTGCTCAGCTGGTCGGCGAGTGAGGTCGCCGAGCTGCTGGGAAGCTCGGTCGCCTCGGTGAACAGCGCTCTGCAGCGGGCCCGCGCGACCCTCGCCGCCTCCGGCGACACCGCTGCCGACGTGGCGCAGCAGCCGCTGGACGACGCCCAGCAGGCGCTGCTGCGGCGCTATGTCGACGCCTTCGAACGCTTCGACATGGACGCGCTCACGGCCGTGCTGCACGAGGACTCCACGCTGTCCATGCCGCCGCTCGAACTGTGGCTGCGCGGCCGCGACGACATCGTGAAGTGGATGCTGGGGCCGGGCTGTGGCTGCGAGGGCTCACATCTGGTGCCGGTCGCGGCGAACGGCCGGCCGGCGTTCGGTCAGTACCGCGCGGACGGCGAGCCCTGGGCGATCCAGGTCATCGAGACGGCGGACGGCCGGATCACCGCGCTGCAGTGCTTCCTGGACACCGAGCGGCTGTTCCCGCTGTTCGGCCTGCCGCTCCGCTACGGCGGCCTGCCGCCCGCGTGA